In Chryseobacterium turcicum, a single window of DNA contains:
- a CDS encoding DUF6341 family protein codes for MTSFFLFLSDAFKWAFGFYDIFGNVLNWILFAVCCVLFTYWCYVLVATLGNNKDKDYFSPTEGKNPYYDPKIYKKEG; via the coding sequence ATGACGTCTTTCTTTCTATTCTTAAGTGATGCATTCAAATGGGCATTTGGTTTCTACGATATTTTCGGAAACGTACTAAATTGGATTTTATTCGCAGTTTGTTGTGTATTATTTACATATTGGTGCTACGTTTTGGTAGCAACTCTTGGGAATAACAAAGACAAAGACTACTTCTCTCCAACAGAGGGGAAAAATCCTTATTACGATCCAAAGATCTATAAAAAAGAAGGTTAA
- a CDS encoding YqiA/YcfP family alpha/beta fold hydrolase — protein MKIVYIPGFGGNKNSETYQNIFRKHFETECILYDNRNADNAYFQICEQLEILKNEKVLIIGQSLGGFWAEIFAIKNSWNAILINPSLEPSVSLKKYNLTDNQLKKFESYQDYKTVQSKVSIIISKNDTVVDSKPVVYKYKNQADFIYIEGGHQLQNFEVLFKEIEKMKLSQS, from the coding sequence ATGAAAATAGTTTATATACCAGGATTTGGAGGAAATAAAAATTCAGAAACTTATCAAAATATATTCAGAAAACACTTTGAAACTGAGTGTATTTTATATGATAATAGAAATGCAGATAATGCGTATTTTCAAATTTGTGAACAACTTGAAATTCTTAAAAATGAGAAAGTTTTAATTATCGGTCAAAGTTTAGGTGGTTTTTGGGCTGAAATTTTTGCTATAAAAAATAGCTGGAATGCAATCCTCATAAATCCTAGTCTTGAGCCTTCAGTTTCTCTAAAAAAATATAATTTAACCGATAATCAATTAAAAAAGTTTGAAAGTTATCAAGATTATAAAACTGTTCAATCTAAAGTATCAATAATTATATCAAAAAATGATACCGTTGTAGATTCTAAACCCGTTGTCTATAAATATAAAAATCAGGCAGACTTTATTTATATTGAAGGAGGTCATCAATTACAAAATTTCGAAGTATTATTTAAGGAAATTGAAAAGATGAAATTATCTCAAAGTTAA
- a CDS encoding universal stress protein, protein MINIILPVDFGEKTDQLIDGAVKFAKQVNGKICLIHVAPTDIGFAIGDMGYQYFPEIEENEIREELVLLNKINQKVLAQGVECEHILKQGIAKDIILEYADLKKADYIVMGSHGRSGIYDVFVGSLTKGLTKSSKIPVLVLPIHD, encoded by the coding sequence ATGATAAACATTATTTTACCTGTAGATTTTGGGGAGAAAACAGACCAGCTAATTGATGGCGCAGTAAAATTTGCCAAACAAGTAAACGGAAAAATCTGCCTTATTCATGTTGCACCTACCGATATTGGTTTTGCAATCGGAGATATGGGATATCAGTATTTTCCGGAAATAGAAGAAAATGAAATCAGAGAAGAGCTGGTTCTTTTAAACAAGATTAACCAAAAAGTTCTTGCTCAGGGTGTAGAATGTGAGCATATCCTGAAACAAGGTATCGCAAAAGATATTATTTTAGAATATGCCGACCTTAAAAAAGCAGATTATATCGTAATGGGCTCTCATGGAAGAAGCGGTATCTACGATGTTTTTGTAGGAAGTTTAACCAAAGGCTTAACGAAGAGTTCTAAAATTCCGGTATTGGTGCTACCTATTCATGATTAA
- a CDS encoding fumarylacetoacetate hydrolase family protein, producing MKIICIGRNYSEHAKELGNAIPDKPVIFMKPDTAVLKGNDFYIPEFSNDVHYELEVVVKISKGGKYIQKESANKHYEEIGLGIDFTARDLQSDLKSKGLPWELAKGFDGSAVVSSFFKKENYNLESLNFSLLKNKEKVQQGNSKDMIFGIDDIIAFVSQYFTLRVGDLIFTGTPEGVGKVSENDVLEAYLEDEKILDIRIM from the coding sequence ATGAAAATAATCTGCATAGGAAGAAATTATAGCGAGCACGCAAAGGAATTGGGAAATGCGATTCCCGATAAACCTGTAATTTTTATGAAACCCGACACTGCGGTTTTAAAAGGAAATGATTTTTACATCCCTGAATTTTCGAATGATGTGCATTACGAACTGGAAGTGGTGGTAAAAATCTCAAAAGGTGGAAAATACATCCAAAAAGAATCTGCCAACAAACATTATGAAGAGATTGGCTTAGGAATCGATTTCACCGCAAGAGACCTTCAGAGCGACCTAAAATCTAAAGGTCTTCCATGGGAACTGGCGAAAGGTTTTGATGGTTCTGCAGTTGTGAGCAGTTTCTTCAAAAAAGAAAACTACAACCTTGAATCTTTGAACTTTTCGCTTCTAAAAAACAAAGAAAAAGTACAGCAAGGCAACTCAAAAGATATGATTTTTGGGATTGATGATATTATTGCTTTCGTTTCACAGTATTTTACATTAAGAGTGGGTGATTTAATTTTTACAGGAACTCCGGAAGGTGTAGGAAAGGTATCTGAAAATGATGTCTTAGAAGCTTATCTTGAAGACGAAAAAATCTTAGATATAAGAATTATGTAA
- a CDS encoding 3'-5' exonuclease yields the protein MNLKLHKPLCVFDLETTGTNVGKDRIVEICILKVNPDASRESKTWRVNPEMPIPVSSSEIHGIYDEDIKDSPTFKEIAPKIVEMISGADLGGFNSNRFDVPLLAEELLRAEFDFDLSKFKLVDAQTIFHKKEPRNLGAAYQFYCGKTLENAHSAEADVLATFEVLDAQVGKYDDLPNEVAELSEFSTQNRFADLAGMIHYNAKDQEIFAFGKYKGQVVKEVFQKDMGYFGWLQNADFPLYTKKVFTKIQLSSKF from the coding sequence ATGAACTTAAAATTACATAAACCCCTTTGCGTATTTGACCTTGAAACTACCGGAACAAATGTTGGAAAAGACAGAATTGTTGAAATCTGTATTTTAAAAGTTAATCCGGACGCTTCAAGAGAGAGCAAAACATGGAGAGTAAATCCTGAAATGCCGATTCCTGTTTCTTCAAGTGAGATTCATGGAATTTATGATGAAGACATCAAAGATTCTCCAACTTTCAAAGAAATTGCCCCAAAAATTGTTGAGATGATTTCTGGAGCTGATTTGGGAGGTTTTAATTCAAACCGTTTCGATGTACCTTTGTTGGCAGAAGAATTACTTCGTGCTGAATTTGATTTTGATTTAAGTAAATTTAAATTAGTAGACGCACAAACGATTTTCCACAAAAAAGAACCTAGAAATTTGGGTGCTGCTTATCAATTTTATTGTGGTAAAACTTTAGAAAATGCCCATTCTGCAGAAGCTGATGTTTTGGCAACATTTGAAGTTTTGGATGCACAGGTTGGAAAATATGATGACCTTCCTAATGAAGTTGCAGAACTCAGTGAGTTTTCTACTCAGAACAGATTTGCAGATTTAGCAGGAATGATTCATTACAATGCAAAAGACCAGGAGATTTTTGCTTTCGGAAAATATAAAGGTCAGGTTGTAAAAGAAGTTTTCCAAAAAGATATGGGATATTTCGGATGGTTGCAAAACGCTGATTTTCCTTTGTACACGAAGAAAGTTTTTACTAAAATTCAGCTTTCAAGTAAATTTTAG
- a CDS encoding CDP-alcohol phosphatidyltransferase family protein has protein sequence MNFIKNNLANAITLGNLFSGCIGAVHLILGDYQTTAICIILSLVLDFFDGFVARALKVNSNLGTQLDSLADMVSFGFIPGLVMFVSLLEINNTDLLHFVSYNTLLNDNGWIPYLGFFITLFSCLRLAIFNLDEEQKYYFKGLNTPSNTILIFGLFFAHKELGSFSFLFENEIYLLVLTAVSSWLLISPIKMIAMKFKSMKLEDNYPKLALLIGSILILIIFKSVGIPLVILYYILISLIFQKQLK, from the coding sequence ATGAATTTCATTAAGAACAATCTGGCAAACGCCATTACGCTGGGCAACCTTTTTTCGGGTTGTATTGGGGCTGTACATTTGATTTTAGGTGATTACCAAACAACTGCAATCTGCATTATTCTATCATTGGTTTTAGATTTTTTCGATGGTTTTGTAGCAAGAGCCTTAAAAGTCAACTCTAATTTAGGAACTCAGCTTGATTCTTTAGCAGATATGGTAAGTTTCGGATTCATTCCGGGATTGGTGATGTTTGTTTCGTTACTTGAAATAAATAATACTGATTTATTACATTTTGTAAGTTACAACACCTTGCTTAATGATAATGGATGGATACCTTATCTAGGATTTTTCATCACTCTTTTTTCATGTTTAAGATTGGCTATTTTTAATTTGGATGAAGAACAGAAATATTATTTTAAAGGTTTAAATACTCCAAGTAATACTATTTTGATTTTTGGGTTATTTTTCGCTCACAAAGAATTAGGAAGTTTCAGTTTTCTTTTCGAAAACGAAATTTATTTATTGGTTCTTACAGCCGTTTCTTCTTGGCTTTTGATTTCACCAATTAAAATGATTGCGATGAAATTCAAATCAATGAAGCTCGAAGACAATTATCCTAAATTAGCTTTATTAATTGGCTCAATTCTTATTTTAATCATATTTAAATCAGTAGGAATTCCTTTGGTAATACTATATTACATTTTAATATCCCTTATTTTTCAAAAACAATTAAAGTAA
- a CDS encoding LTA synthase family protein, producing the protein MKFFKEFRKEEILVLCYRLFLAFVFYQIARLLFWFFNKDLIKVDSVADYLSLAYHGIAFDTTAILYVNALFILLSLIPIVINTKSGYQKVLIWLYFITNGIAFAMNFGDFIYYKFSQARLTSAAFQVAKHETNIFKVFTVSIKEHPFILIWFVLLMAAWVFLYKRFKINYKKPVKLVPYFIWSVVTLCISAVLIVGGIRGDFKHSTRPINLVDANKFVKTPLQGNIVLNSTFSFFRTLGTNNFKEVHFVDQKFIDENINTYKLYDRQVQDKPNVVIFIVESFGREYSGAFNKDKNIKDYVSYTPFIDSLANESLIFPNTFANGRQSIHGMSSILAGIPSLTDAFTSSPYSNQKIQSIVSVCNDLGYDTSFYHGAPNGSMGFLGFGNILGFKHYFGKDEYNHNEDFDGMWAIWDEPFLQYFAKNVGKSTPFMATVFTASSHHPFKIPAKYNGKFKKGKIEMHEPIQYTDYAIKEYFETAKKQPWFKNTIFVFTGDHPNQVYYSEYEKAMNRFAVPLIFYSPNPEYQLKGVNNELAQQIDIYPTLADLIGYNKKIRSWGRSLVSDKKYEPLIVNSDGTSEQFIYGNYIYRFDGKNIIGIYDKNDLGFENNLNDKIKSPETEKGKLIAKAWYQDYMSRVINRKLN; encoded by the coding sequence ATGAAATTTTTCAAAGAATTCAGAAAAGAAGAAATCCTCGTTTTGTGCTACAGGCTTTTCTTGGCTTTTGTTTTTTATCAGATTGCGAGACTTTTGTTTTGGTTTTTCAATAAAGATTTAATAAAAGTAGACAGCGTTGCAGACTATCTCAGTCTGGCTTATCACGGGATTGCTTTTGATACAACAGCGATATTGTATGTAAATGCTTTGTTTATTTTGTTGAGTTTAATTCCGATTGTTATCAATACAAAAAGCGGATATCAAAAGGTACTGATTTGGCTATATTTTATTACCAACGGAATTGCTTTTGCAATGAATTTTGGTGATTTTATTTATTATAAATTTTCTCAGGCAAGATTGACTTCGGCTGCATTTCAGGTAGCAAAACATGAGACGAATATTTTTAAAGTATTTACTGTTTCTATCAAAGAGCATCCTTTTATCCTTATTTGGTTTGTGCTTTTAATGGCTGCATGGGTTTTTCTGTACAAGAGATTTAAAATTAATTATAAAAAACCGGTAAAGCTCGTTCCTTATTTTATTTGGTCTGTAGTGACTTTATGTATTTCTGCGGTATTAATTGTTGGAGGAATCAGAGGAGATTTTAAGCATAGTACAAGGCCTATTAATTTGGTAGATGCCAATAAGTTTGTGAAAACACCGCTTCAGGGAAACATTGTGTTGAATTCTACTTTTTCGTTTTTCAGAACATTGGGAACGAATAATTTTAAGGAAGTTCATTTTGTTGACCAGAAATTTATTGATGAAAATATCAATACATACAAACTTTACGACAGACAGGTTCAGGATAAACCCAATGTCGTAATTTTTATTGTTGAATCTTTCGGTAGAGAATATTCGGGAGCTTTTAATAAAGATAAAAATATCAAAGATTATGTTTCTTACACACCTTTTATAGACAGTTTGGCGAATGAAAGTCTTATTTTTCCGAATACTTTTGCCAATGGAAGGCAATCTATTCATGGGATGAGCAGTATTTTGGCGGGAATTCCGAGTTTGACGGATGCATTTACAAGTTCGCCTTATTCTAATCAAAAAATTCAATCTATTGTTTCGGTTTGTAATGATTTAGGATATGATACTTCATTTTATCACGGTGCGCCGAATGGTTCGATGGGATTTTTAGGTTTTGGAAATATTCTTGGCTTTAAACATTATTTCGGAAAAGACGAATATAATCATAATGAAGATTTTGATGGAATGTGGGCGATATGGGATGAGCCATTTTTACAATATTTTGCTAAAAATGTAGGGAAATCAACACCTTTTATGGCAACCGTTTTTACAGCATCGTCGCACCATCCGTTTAAAATTCCTGCAAAATATAACGGAAAATTCAAAAAAGGAAAAATTGAAATGCATGAGCCGATTCAATACACCGATTATGCAATTAAAGAATATTTTGAAACAGCTAAAAAGCAACCGTGGTTTAAAAACACCATTTTTGTATTTACAGGAGACCATCCCAATCAGGTGTATTACTCAGAATATGAAAAGGCGATGAATCGTTTTGCGGTTCCGTTGATTTTCTATTCTCCAAATCCTGAATATCAATTAAAAGGAGTGAATAATGAATTGGCACAGCAAATTGATATTTATCCTACATTGGCAGATTTGATTGGGTATAATAAAAAAATCAGAAGTTGGGGGAGAAGCTTGGTAAGTGATAAAAAATATGAACCTTTGATTGTCAATTCAGACGGAACTTCGGAGCAGTTTATCTATGGAAATTATATTTACAGATTTGATGGCAAAAATATCATAGGTATTTATGATAAAAATGATTTAGGCTTTGAAAACAACTTGAATGATAAAATAAAATCTCCGGAAACTGAAAAAGGAAAGCTCATTGCTAAAGCTTGGTATCAGGACTATATGAGTCGTGTGATTAATAGAAAGCTGAACTAG